The following are from one region of the Ignavibacteriota bacterium genome:
- a CDS encoding EamA family transporter — MTKPHYHLSAILLALLVTFLWSTSFVIIKIGLVEIPPLTFAGLRYTIAFICLLPFAFTKTNSSIIKKLNKKDWWKLILLGFLFYAFTQGTQFIGLSLLPAVTVSLWLNFTPLIVAFMAILFLNEFPTKLQWIGVLIFIIGIFTYFFPVELNQNQTTGLIVMTIGVFANAASAVLGRNINRENKLNPLVVTVVSMGIGSIILLITGLTIQGIPSISFQNLLFLLWLAIVNTALAFTIWNFTLRTLSAMESSIINGTMLIQIAVLAWLFLDEFISLKEGIGMLMAAAGVLLVQLRIRNKKPPSV, encoded by the coding sequence ATGACTAAACCTCATTATCATCTTTCAGCAATTCTGCTTGCACTGCTTGTTACATTTCTCTGGTCAACCTCATTCGTTATAATAAAGATCGGACTTGTTGAAATTCCGCCACTAACTTTTGCAGGACTGAGGTACACAATTGCGTTTATATGTCTTCTTCCATTTGCATTTACAAAAACCAATTCATCAATAATTAAAAAGTTAAATAAAAAAGATTGGTGGAAGCTTATTTTACTTGGGTTTTTATTTTATGCATTTACTCAGGGAACACAGTTTATCGGACTTTCACTTCTTCCCGCAGTTACTGTGAGTTTGTGGTTGAACTTCACGCCTCTCATCGTTGCATTTATGGCAATTCTTTTTCTAAATGAGTTTCCAACAAAACTCCAGTGGATTGGGGTTTTGATTTTCATCATTGGAATCTTCACATATTTCTTTCCGGTTGAATTAAATCAAAATCAGACTACAGGATTAATTGTTATGACAATCGGTGTGTTTGCCAATGCTGCTTCTGCTGTTCTCGGAAGAAATATTAATCGTGAGAATAAATTAAATCCACTCGTTGTAACAGTAGTCAGTATGGGAATTGGTTCAATAATTCTGCTGATAACCGGATTAACGATTCAGGGAATTCCATCCATAAGTTTTCAAAACCTTTTATTCCTTCTTTGGCTTGCCATTGTGAATACAGCTCTCGCTTTTACAATCTGGAACTTTACACTTCGTACTCTATCAGCAATGGAATCAAGCATTATTAACGGCACAATGTTAATACAAATTGCTGTTCTCGCCTGGCTATTTCTTGATGAATTTATTTCATTAAAGGAAGGAATCGGAATGCTGATGGCTGCTGCTGGTGTATTGCTTGTTCAGTTAAGAATCAGAAATAAAAAACCCCCATCGGTTTGA
- a CDS encoding PEGA domain-containing protein has product MKNMFYLMQALLVILLINSCSDEPASPRLPEGNLLITSFPDGAQIWIDGMNTMQTTNDTVFDIEEGVHDITLKRIEYVDTTFSVNIIADERITVGPIELESDIQTISFNPVRIYESANSQSLPSGLDLSSGNRWGISSDSSNLVDIYYYSDATGSSHLIRSSHFAGLIKETDFLVGPGTNLLDGSDSPLRNTETWANNVDKSEDNYVFLYDDDDHYSKFLIVNRGGGSGPGDPAYVDVQWYYNKEVQDNRFK; this is encoded by the coding sequence ATGAAAAATATGTTCTATCTGATGCAAGCTCTATTGGTTATTTTACTAATTAACTCATGTTCGGATGAGCCTGCTTCACCACGATTACCAGAAGGGAATCTTTTAATAACCTCATTCCCAGATGGTGCCCAAATATGGATAGACGGAATGAATACTATGCAAACAACAAATGACACCGTTTTCGATATTGAAGAAGGAGTTCATGATATCACTTTAAAAAGAATTGAATACGTGGACACTACTTTCTCAGTAAATATTATTGCTGATGAAAGAATTACCGTTGGACCAATTGAGCTGGAATCAGATATTCAAACAATATCATTTAATCCTGTAAGAATTTATGAATCAGCCAACTCACAGTCTTTACCAAGCGGTTTAGATCTTTCGAGTGGAAATAGATGGGGAATTAGTAGTGACTCAAGTAATCTTGTAGATATTTACTATTATAGCGATGCTACTGGTTCATCCCACTTAATTCGAAGTTCTCATTTTGCCGGTTTAATTAAAGAAACAGATTTCCTGGTTGGCCCGGGAACTAATCTATTAGACGGATCGGATTCACCTCTTAGAAATACGGAAACCTGGGCAAATAACGTTGACAAGTCCGAAGACAATTATGTTTTTTTATATGATGATGATGATCATTATTCGAAATTCTTAATTGTAAACCGTGGTGGTGGTTCAGGACCTGGGGATCCGGCTTATGTTGATGTTCAATGGTATTATAATAAAGAAGTTCAGGACAATCGTTTTAAATGA
- a CDS encoding diheme cytochrome c-553 — protein MHKKFLYAGVAVLLFSFLTFTGCKQDDMPKAKTHEEMVALGKYIVTTGGCEDCHSPKIYTEKGPEFDTTRSLSGFPANETLPDIDLNMVTPGKWVMTEKNFSAWVGPWGISYASNITPDKATGIGTLTEEMFIKSFREGKYMGVGRPLLPPMPWQVIGKKTDEDLKAIYAYLMSIKPIHNMVPQPTPPDKIMEMQTKK, from the coding sequence ATGCACAAAAAATTTTTGTATGCAGGGGTTGCAGTACTATTATTTTCTTTCCTGACTTTTACAGGATGTAAACAGGATGATATGCCAAAAGCCAAAACACACGAAGAGATGGTGGCTTTAGGTAAATATATCGTTACTACAGGGGGATGTGAAGATTGTCACTCACCCAAAATTTATACTGAGAAAGGACCGGAGTTCGATACAACAAGAAGTCTTTCTGGTTTTCCAGCCAATGAGACATTGCCAGATATAGATTTGAATATGGTTACACCCGGCAAATGGGTAATGACTGAAAAGAATTTCAGTGCCTGGGTGGGTCCGTGGGGAATTTCTTATGCATCAAACATTACTCCGGATAAAGCAACGGGCATTGGAACATTGACAGAAGAAATGTTTATCAAATCTTTTAGAGAAGGTAAATATATGGGTGTTGGCAGACCACTTCTTCCTCCAATGCCATGGCAAGTTATTGGTAAAAAGACGGATGAAGATCTTAAAGCAATTTATGCATACCTGATGTCCATAAAACCGATACATAATATGGTACCACAACCAACGCCTCCTGATAAAATAATGGAGATGCAAACCAAAAAATAA
- a CDS encoding insulinase family protein, with protein MKVVITLIIFAASLFAQVTAEDVQSFTLRNGMEIFVLENSSIPNANMYLFYKVGSRNEHTGITGISHFFEHMMFNGAKKFGPKEFDRTMEASGGANNAYTTENITAYTDWFPSSALEIIFELESDRIAHLNFDSSMIESERGVILSERSTGLENNPMEELWQEVQATAFIAHPYMWPVIGWESDIKNWTKQDLENYFHTYYAPNNCVVVISGDVKFDDVKMFAEKYFGSIPSGPEPRKVHTIEPPQTGERRVFVQREVPTPYLMITYHVPQSGSEDYYALDLLNSILSQGRSSRLYSSLVEDSQLALEADSYYGEAFDPTLFYLLGVCNDGIKASELEKAMLDEIQKIIDEGINENELQKVKNQKLMEFYKTLETINGMSNTIGTYELFFGDYKKLFSAPDDYKKVTADDIKRVAAKYFTKENRTVGILNTEEE; from the coding sequence ATGAAAGTAGTCATAACACTTATAATCTTTGCAGCATCACTGTTTGCACAGGTAACGGCAGAAGATGTTCAGTCATTTACATTAAGAAACGGAATGGAAATTTTTGTGCTTGAGAACAGTTCCATCCCGAATGCAAATATGTATTTGTTTTATAAAGTAGGATCAAGAAATGAGCATACCGGAATAACCGGCATATCACATTTTTTCGAACATATGATGTTCAATGGTGCAAAAAAATTCGGTCCAAAAGAGTTTGACAGAACAATGGAAGCGAGTGGCGGTGCTAATAATGCGTATACAACTGAAAACATAACAGCATACACTGATTGGTTTCCGAGTTCAGCACTGGAAATTATTTTTGAACTTGAATCTGATAGAATTGCTCATCTGAATTTTGACAGTTCAATGATTGAAAGCGAACGTGGAGTTATTCTTTCTGAAAGATCAACAGGACTTGAGAATAATCCGATGGAAGAGCTCTGGCAGGAAGTTCAGGCAACAGCTTTTATCGCTCATCCATATATGTGGCCAGTTATCGGATGGGAATCAGATATAAAAAACTGGACGAAGCAAGATCTTGAAAATTATTTTCACACATATTATGCGCCAAATAACTGTGTTGTTGTTATTTCAGGCGATGTAAAATTTGATGACGTTAAAATGTTCGCTGAAAAATATTTTGGATCGATTCCATCAGGACCAGAACCAAGAAAAGTTCACACAATTGAACCACCACAAACTGGTGAGAGAAGAGTATTTGTTCAGAGAGAAGTTCCCACGCCATACTTGATGATAACTTATCACGTTCCTCAATCAGGAAGCGAAGATTATTATGCACTTGATCTGTTAAATTCAATTTTATCACAGGGAAGATCATCAAGACTTTACAGTTCTCTTGTTGAAGATAGTCAGCTTGCGCTTGAAGCAGATTCATATTATGGTGAAGCTTTCGATCCAACACTATTTTATTTACTTGGAGTTTGCAATGATGGAATTAAAGCTTCTGAACTTGAGAAAGCTATGCTGGATGAAATTCAAAAAATAATCGATGAAGGCATTAATGAGAACGAATTACAAAAAGTTAAAAATCAGAAGTTGATGGAATTTTATAAAACGCTGGAAACGATCAATGGCATGTCAAATACAATCGGCACGTATGAATTATTCTTCGGAGATTATAAAAAACTCTTTTCAGCGCCCGATGATTACAAAAAAGTTACTGCTGATGATATTAAAAGAGTTGCTGCAAAATATTTCACCAAAGAAAACCGGACGGTTGGAATACTTAATACGGAGGAAGAATGA